The following coding sequences are from one Sciurus carolinensis chromosome 11, mSciCar1.2, whole genome shotgun sequence window:
- the LOC124959041 gene encoding olfactory receptor 5B2-like, translating into MLNSTEVKDFILEGLTDAPELQIPFFILFGLIYLITVWGNLGMVLLILLDTRLHTPMYFFLSNFSLVDFGYSSSVTPKVMAGFLEKDKAISYNACAAQMFFFTAFASMENIILALMAYDRYVAVCRPLHYTTVMTKSVCVHLVLGAYVCGFLNASVHTTNTFGLSFCESNVVHHFFCDLPAVMVLSCSDKHVSELVLIVASGFNVICALLVILISYLFIFITISKMHSAKGLSTCASHLTALSIFYGTVIFMYFQSSSSHSMDTDKMASVFYVIIIPMLNPMIYSLRNREVKSAFQKVFKKATSSLRMGF; encoded by the coding sequence ATTTCATCCTGGAGGGTCTAACTGATGCTCCGGAACTACAGATTCCCTTCTTTATCTTGTTCGGCCTCATCTACCTCATCACTGTTTGGGGAAACCTGGGGATGGTCCTCTTGATTCTCTTGGACACTcgtctccacactcccatgtactttttcctcagtaaCTTTTCTTTGGTGGATTTTGGTTATTCTTCATCTGTCACTCCCAAAGTGATGGCTGGGTTCCTTGAAAAAGACAAGGCCATCTCTTACAATGCATGTGCTGCTCAGATGTTCTTTTTTACAGCCTTTGCTTCTATGGAAAATATCATCTTGGCATTGATGGCTTATGATCGCTATGTAGCGGTGTGCAGACCCTTACACTACACCACCGTCATGaccaaaagtgtgtgtgtgcatctggtCCTAGGCGCCTACGTCTGTGGTTTCCTGAATGCCTCCGTTCACACTACGAACACATTTGGGCTCTCGTTCTGTGAGTCCAACGTGGTCCACCACTTTTTCTGTGACCTTCCAGCAGTCATGGTTCTCTCTTGTTCTGATAAACACGTCAGCGAGCTGGTTCTGATTGTTGCTTCAGGTTTCAATGTCATTTGTGCCCTTCTGGTTATATTGATTTCCTACCTGTTTATATTCATTACCATCTCAAAAATGCACTCAGCTAAAGGTCTGTCCACGTGTGCTTCTCACCTCACTGCACTCTCCATATTTTATGGGACAGTCATCTTCATGTACTTTCAATCCAGCTCAAGTCACTCCATGGACACAGACAAAATGGCGTCTGTTTTCTATGTGATAATCATCCCGATGCTGAACCCTatgatctacagcctgaggaacagggaggtGAAAAGTGCATTCCAGAAGGTTTTCAAGAAGGCCACATCATCTCTAAGAATGGGGTTTTAA
- the LOC124959780 gene encoding olfactory receptor 5B2-like — translation MENCTEVTQFILLGLTDAPELQVPLLIMFTLIYLVNVIGNLGMIMLILLDSRLHIPMYFFLSNLSLVDFGYSSAVTPTVMAEFLTEYKIISYNACATQMFFFIAFATMESYLLASMAYDRYVAVCKPLHYSTTMTPSVCARLTIGSYICGFLNAVFHIWDIFSLSFGKSNVVHHFFCDVPAVMALSCSAAHLSEVILVFMSSFNVFFALLIILISYVFIFIMILKMHSAQGHQKALSTCASHFTAVTIFYGTVIFMYLQPSSSHSMDTDKMASVFYTMIIPMLNPVVYSLRNKEVKSAFRKVVEKVKTAM, via the coding sequence ATGGAGAACTGCACAGAAGTGACACAGTTCATCCTTCTAGGACTAACAGATGCCCCAGAACTGCAGGTTCCCCTCTTAATCATGTTCACTCTCATTTACCTCGTCAATGTCATCGGAAACCTGGGGATGATCATGTTGATCCTGCTGGACTCTCGTCTCCAcattcccatgtattttttcctCAGTAACCTTTCTCTGGTGGACTTTGGATATTCCTCAGCTGTCACCCCCACAGTCATGGCCGAGTTCCTTACAGAATACAAGATCATCTCCTACAACGCATGTGCAACTCAGATGTTCTTTTTTATAGCTTTTGCCACTATGGAAAGTTACCTCTTGGCCtcaatggcctatgaccgctatgtagCAGTGTGTAAGCCCTTACATTACTCTACCACCATGACACCAAGTGTCTGTGCTCGTCTGACCATAGGTTCTTACATCTGTGGTTTCCTGAATGCCGTTTTTCACATTTGGGACATATTCAGTCTCTCTTTTGGTAAATCCAACGTGGTCCatcacttcttctgtgatgttccAGCCGTCATGGCTCTGTCTTGCTCTGCTGCACACCTTAGTGAAGTTATTCTGGTTTTTATGTCAAGCTTTAACGTCTTTTTTGctcttctgattattttgatcTCCTACGTGTTCATTTTTATCATGATCTTGAAGATGCACTCAGCTCAGGGTCACCAAAAAGCTTtgtccacctgtgcctcccacttcACTGCAGTCACTATATTTTATGGGACAGTCATCTTCATGTACTTACAGCCCAGCTCCAGCCACTCCATGGACACAGACAAAATGGCATCTGTGTTCTATACTATGAtcatccccatgctgaaccctgtggtctacagtctgaggaacaaggaggtcAAGAGCGCATTCAGAAAGGTGGTTGAGAAGGTGAAAACTGCTATGTAA
- the LOC124959043 gene encoding olfactory receptor 5B3-like, protein MENRTEVTEFILLGLTSDLGLQLPLFLTFLLIYTITLDGNLGMILLIVLDSRLHTPMYFFLGNLSLVDFCYSSAVTPTVMDGLLPGHNKVISYNACAGQMFFVTGFATVENYLLASMAYDRYAAVCQPLHYTTTMTTRVCASLVIGCYVCGFLSASVYTGNTFILFFCKSNVVHHFFCDIPAVMTLSCSSRKVNDLVLIYVASFNVFFALLVILISYILLFITILKMRSGAGHGKALSTCASHLTAVSIFYGTVIFMYLQPSSSHSLDTDKIASVFYTMVIPMLNPVVYSLRNKEVKSAFAKIFLERKYI, encoded by the coding sequence ATGGAGAACAGGACAGAAGTGACAGAGTTCATCCTGCTGGGACTGACCAGTGACCTGGGTCTGCAGCTTCCCCTCTTTCTGACGTTCCTGCTCATCTACACCATCACTCTGGATGGGAACCTGGGGATGATCCTGTTGATTGTCTTGGACTCCcgtctccacactcccatgtacttcttccttggcAACCTGTCTCTGGTGGACTTTTGCTACTCTTCAGCTGTCACTCCCACAGTCATGGATGGGCTCCTCCCAGGACATAATAAGGTCATCTCCTACAACGCTTGTGCTGGTCAGATGTTCTTTGTTACAGGTTTTGCTACTGTGGAAAACTACCTCTTGGCCTCAATGGCCTATGATCGCTATGCTGCAGTGTGTCAGCCCCTGCACTACACCACCACCATGACAACCAGGGTGTGTGCAAGTCTGGTCATAGGCTGCTATGTCTGTGGCTTTTTGAGTGCCTCAGTCTACACTGGGAACACgttcattctctttttctgtaaGTCCAATGTGGTCCACCATTTTTTCTGTGATATTCCAGCAGTTATGACTCTTTCTTGCTCTAGCAGAAAAGTGAATGATCTGGTTCTTATTTATGTTGCCAGCTTCAATGTCTTTTTTGCTCTCCTTGTTATCTTAATATCCTATATATTGCTTTTTATCACCATTCTAAAGATGCGCTCAGGTGCAGGACATGGGAAGGCTCtgtccacctgtgcctcccacctcactgctGTCTCCATTTTCTATGGGACAGTTATCTTCATGTACTTACAGCCCAGCTCCAGCCACTCCTTGGACACTGACAAAATTGCATCTGTGTTCTACACTATGGTCATCCCTATGCTGAACCCTGTggtctacagcctgaggaacaaggaggtcAAGAGTGcatttgcaaagatttttttagagaggaaatatatataa